Proteins found in one Mytilus edulis chromosome 2, xbMytEdul2.2, whole genome shotgun sequence genomic segment:
- the LOC139512657 gene encoding uncharacterized protein isoform X1, whose product MLLLGFIEGFRLNYTGPRISSFASNLISAEVHKTETNLKLQKEVHLGRMLGPFSKIPISTLRISPIGVVSKNDGGWRLITHLSYPLNWSVNDFIDPEICKVKYSSFDKVVGMISELGNNVLCAKMDISQAFRILLVHPADFDLLGIFFDGKYYINKCLPEGCSISCALFEKFTTFLHKTVALKAGIETLDHYLDDFFFAGESSTDNCTILMDTFNEVCRQLGVPLAENKTVGPTTCITFLGLEIDTVLMLVRIPPEKLDKLKFMLDQVLSKKKMALKELESITGLMAFCSRAIISARAFIRRFYDLIASVKNGKPYYTVRLNSEVKADARVWLNFLDQFNGQCYFPDRFWSTNESLELFTDSAGNVLLGCGAYFQGHWVQYQWPSSWADTSILLDITCLELIPIVLSFMIWGRSFRNKKILLRIDNQALVSIVNKRTSKSKRVMILIRQLVFLTMNNNIQFRAQHIEGEHNAIADALSRFQEQRFMDLVPNADSSPAAIPQEFLSMISELK is encoded by the coding sequence ATGTTATTATTGGGATTTATAGAGGGGTTTAGATTAAACTATACTGGTCCAAGGATCTCGAGTTTTGCAAGCAATCTCATTTCGGCAGAAGTTCACAAAACTGAAacgaatttaaaattacaaaaagaagtgcATCTTGGTAGAATGTTGGGCCCCTTTTCAAAAATACCAATTTCAACTTTAAGAATATCTCCTATTGGGGTAGTTTCAAAAAATGACGGTGGATGGCGTCTTATAACTCACTTGTCATATCCTCTAAACTGGAGTGTGAATGATTTCATTGATCCAGAAATTTGTAAAGTAAAGTATTCTTCTTTTGATAAAGTGGTTGGGATGATCTCTGAATTAGGAAATAACGTGCTTTGCGCAAAAATGGACATTAGTCAGGCCTTTAGAATTTTATTGGTTCACCCAGCTGATTTTGACCTTCTGGGAATTTTCTTTgatgggaaatattatattaataaatgtcTGCCTGAAGGCTGTTCTATATCATGTGCCCTCTTTGAaaaatttaccacttttttgCATAAAACAGTTGCATTGAAAGCTGGCATTGAGACTTTAGACCACTATTTGGATGACTTTTTCTTTGCTGGTGAAAGTTCAACGGATAATTGTACCATTTTGATGGACACTTTTAATGAAGTATGTAGGCAGCTAGGTGTTCCACTAGCAGAGAATAAAACAGTAGGTCCTACCACATGTATCACATTTTTAGGCCTTGAAATTGACACAGTACTTATGTTGGTTAGAATCCCCCCTGAAAAACTGGATAAACTTAAATTTATGCTTGATCAGGTCTTGTCGAAAAAGAAAATGGCACTGAAGGAACTTGAATCAATTACTGGTTTAATGGCATTTTGTTCAAGGGCTATTATATCAGCCCGTGCTtttattcgtcgtttttacgaTTTGATAGCTTCAGTTAAGAATGGAAAGCCTTATTATACTGTCAGATTGAATTCAGAGGTCAAAGCAGATGCTAGAGTTTGGCTAAATTTTCTAGATCAATTCAATGGTCAGTGTTATTTTCCTGATAGATTTTGGTCGACTAATGAAAGTCTGGAATTATTCACTGATAGTGCAGGTAATGTTTTATTAGGTTGTGGAGCTTATTTTCAAGGTCACTGGGTACAATACCAGTGGCCAAGTAGTTGGGCTGATACTAGCATTTTATTGGATATAACATGTTTGGAGCTTATTCCCATCGTGCTGTCGTTCATGATATGGGGTCgttcatttagaaataaaaagattctGTTGAGAATAGATAATCAGGCATTAGTAAGCATTGTGAACAAAAGAACATCAAAATCAAAGAGAGTTATGATATTGATAAGACAACTAGTTTTTCTCACTATGAacaataacatacaatttagGGCACAACATATTGAGGGTGAGCATAATGCAATCGCAGATGCTCTTTCTCGATTTCAGGAACAACGTTTTATGGACTTGGTCCCGAATGCAGACAGTTCTCCAGCAGCAATCCCACAAGAATTCCTGTCGATGATTTCAGAACTGAAATGA